The Rhinolophus ferrumequinum isolate MPI-CBG mRhiFer1 chromosome 6, mRhiFer1_v1.p, whole genome shotgun sequence genome has a window encoding:
- the JAG2 gene encoding protein jagged-2 isoform X3, with translation MRARGRGRLPRRLLLLLALCVQAARPMGYFELRLSALRNANGELLNGACCDGDGRSTRAGGCGHDECDTYVRVCLKEYQAKVTPTGPCSYGHGATPVLGGNSFYLPPAGTAGDRARARARAGGDQDPGLVVIPFQFAWPRSFTLIVEAWDWDNDTTLDEELLIERVWHAGMINPEDRWKSLHFSGHVAQLELQVRVRCAENYYSPTCNKFCRPRSDFFGHYTCDQYGNKACMDGWMGRECKQAVCKQGCNLLHGGCAVPGECRCSYGWQGRFCDECVPYPGCVHGSCVEPWQCNCETNWGGLLCNKDLNYCGSHHPCTNGGTCINAEPDQYHCACPAGYSGRNCERAEHACASNPCANGGSCHEVPSGFECHCPSGWSGPTCALDIDECASSPCAAGGTCVDQVDGFECICPEQWVGATCQLDIDDCPGQCQHGGTCKDLVNGYQCVCPRGFGGRHCELQLDECASSPCLGGLCEDLTDGFRCHCPQGFSGPLCEVDIDFCEPSPCQNGARCYNLEGDYYCACPDDMGGKNCSVPREPCPGGACKVIDGCDLEVGPRVGGAAPSRRVCGQHGHCVSQPGGNFSCVCDSGFTGAYCHENIDDCLGQPCRNGGTCIDEVDAFRCFCPSGWEGELCDTNPNDCLPDPCHSRGHCYDLVNDFYCVCDDGWKGKTCHSREFQCDTYTCSNGGTCYDSGDTFRCACPPGWKGSTCNIAKNSSCLPNPCVNGGTCVGSGDSFSCICRDGWEGRTCTHNTNDCNPLPCYNGGVCVDGVNWFRCECAPGFAGPDCRINIDECQSSPCAYGATCVDEINGYRCSCPPGRAGPRCQEVLVFGRSCWSQGVPFPHGSSWVEDCNSCRCLDGRRVCSKVWCGRKPCLLAGRPDTLSAQCPPGQQCQEKAPGQCLQPPCAAWGECSTAEPLLPGTACLPRSSHLDNNCARLTLHFDRDQVPQGTTVGAICSGIRALPATRTVARDRLLVLLCDRPSSGSSAVEVAMSFSPARDLPDSSLIQSAAHAIVAAITQRGNSSLLLAVTEVKVETVVLGGPSAGVLVPVLCGVFSVLCLACVAVCVWWTRKRRKERERSRLPREESANNQWAPLNPIRNPIERPAGGHKEALYQCKNFTPPPRRAGRGDGEDEEDEEPGRAEEDSLEAEKFLAHKLTKEPGRSPGRPAGWVSGPKVDNRTVRGVGEARRAGQE, from the exons ATGCGGGCGCGGGGCCGGGGGCGCCTGCCCCGGCGGTTGCTTCTGCTGCTGGCGCTGTGCGTGCAG GCGGCGCGGCCCATGGGCTATTTCGAGCTGCGGCTGAGCGCGCTGCGGAACGCGAACGGGGAGCTGCTCAACGGCGCCTGCTGTGACGGCGACGGCCGCTCGACACGCGCGGGGGGCTGCGGCCACGACGAGTGCGACACGTACGTGCGCGTGTGCCTCAAGGAGTACCAGGCCAAGGTGACGCCCACGGGGCCCTGCAGCTACGGCCACGGCGCCACGCCCGTGCTGGGTGGCAACTCCTTCTACCTGCCGCCCGCGGGCACCGCGGGGGACCGGGCGCGGGCGCGGGCCCGGGCTGGCGGCGACCAGGACCCAGGCCTCGTCGTCATCCCCTTCCAGTTTGCCTGGCCG CGTTCATTCACCCTCATCGTGGAAGCCTGGGATTGGGACAACGACACCACGCTGGATG AGGAGCTGCTGATCGAGCGTGTCTGGCACGCTGGCATGATCAACCCCGAGGACCGTTGGAAGAGCCTCCACTTCAGCGGCCATGTGGCCCAGCTAGAGCTGCAGGTGCGCGTGCGCTGCGCTGAGAACTACTACAGCCCCACCTGCAACAAGTTCTGCCGGCCACGCAGTGACTTCTTCGGTCACTACACCTGTGACCAGTATGGCAACAAGGCCTGCATGGACGGCTGGATGGGCCGGGAGTGCAAGCAAG CTGTGTGTAAACAAGGCTGTAACCTGCTCCACGGGGGATGTGCGGTGCCTGGGGAGTGCAG GTGCAGCTACGGCTGGCAAGGGAGGTTCTGTGATGAGTGCGTCCCATACCCCGGCTGTGTACATGGCAGCTGCGTGGAGCCCTGGCAGTGCAACTGCGAGACCAACTGGGGTGGCCTGCTTTGCAACAAAG accTGAACTACTGCGGCAGCCACCACCCCTGCACCAATGGGGGCACGTGCATCAACGCCGAACCCGACCAGTACCACTGCGCCTGCCCTGCTGGCTACTCGGGCAGGAACTGCGAGCGGG CAGAGCATGCCTGTGCCTCCAACCCGTGTGCCAACGGGGGCTCTTGCCATGAGGTGCCCTCCGGCTTCGAGTGCCACTGCCCATCTGGCTGGAGCGGGCCCACCTGTGCACTGG ACATCGATGAGTGCGCCTCCAGCCCGTGTGCAGCAGGCGGCACCTGTGTGGACCAAGTGGATGGCTTTGAGTGCATCTGCCCCGAGCAGTGGGTGGGGGCCACCTGCCAGCTGG ACATCGACGACTGTCCCGGGCAGTGTCAGCACGGTGGCACCTGCAAG GACCTGGTGAACGGCTACCAGTGTGTGTGCCCACGGGGCTTCGGAGGCCGGCACTGTGAGCTGCAGCTGGACGAGTGTGCCAGTAGCCCCTGCCTGGGCGGCCTATGCGAGGACCTTACCGACGGGTTTCGCTGCCACTGCCCCCAGGGCTTCTCCGGACCACTCTGCGAG gtgGACATCGACTTCTGTGAGCCGAGCCCCTGCCAGAATGGCGCCCGCTGCTACAACCTGGAGGGCGACTATTACTGCGCGTGCCCCGATGACATGGGTGGCAAGAACTGCTCCGTGCCCAGGGAGCCATGCCCTGGCGGTGCCTGCAAAG TGATCGATGGCTGCGATCTGGAGGTGGGACCCAGGGTGGGCGGTGCGGCGCCCTCTAGGCGCGTGTGCGGCCAGCATGGACACTGCGTCAGCCAGCCTGGGGGCAATTTCTCCTGCGTCTGCGACAGCGGCTTCACGGGTGCCTACTGCCACGAGA ACATCGACGACTGCCTGGGCCAGCCATGCCGCAATGGGGGCACATGTATTGACGAGGTGGACGCCTTCCGCTGCTTCTGCCCCAGCGGCTGGGAGGGCGAGCTGTGCGACACCA ATCCCAACGACTGCCTTCCTGATCCCTGCCACAGCCGCGGCCACTGCTATGACCTGGTTAATGACTTCTACTGTGTATGTGACGATGGCTGGAAGGGCAAGACCTGCCACTCGC GCGAGTTCCAGTGTGACACCTATACTTGCAGCAACGGTGGCACGTGCTATGACAGTGGCGACACCTTCCGCTGTGCCTGCCCCCCAGGCTGGAAGGGCAGCACCTGTAACATTG CCAAGAACAGCAGTTGCCTGCCCAACCCCTGCGTGAACGGGGGCACCTGTGTGGGCAGTGGGGACTCCTTCTCCTGCATTTGCCGGGATGGCTGGGAGGGCCGCACCTGCACGCACA ACACCAACGACTGCAACCCTCTGCCTTG CTACAATGGCGGCGTCTGTGTCGATGGTGTGAATTGGTTCCGCTGCGAGTGTGCGCCTGGCTTCGCGGGTCCTGACTGCCGCATCA ACATTGACGAGTGCCAGTCCTCGCCCTGCGCTTACGGGGCCACGTGTGTGGATGAGATCAACGGCTATCGCTGCAGCTGCCCACCAGGCCGGGCTGGCCCACGGTGCCAGGAGG TGCTCGTGTTCGGGAGGTCCTGCTGGTCACAGGGCGTGCCCTTCCCACATGGGAGCTCCTGGGTGGAAGACTGTAATAGCTGCCGCTGCCTGGACGGCCGCCGAGTCTGTAGCAAG GTGTGGTGCGGCAGGAAGCCTTGCCTGCTGGCCGGCCGGCCGGACACCCTGAGTGCCCAGTGCCCACCAGGGCAGCAGTGCCAGGAGAAGGCCCCGGGCCAGTGCCTACAGCCACCCTGTGCGGCCTGGGGGGAGTGCAGCACGGCAGAACCCCTGCTGCCCGGCACCGCCTGCCTGCCACGCTCCAGCCACTTGGACAACAACTGCGCACGCCTCACGCTGCACTTCGACCGAGACCAAGTGCCCCAG GGTACCACTGTGGGCGCCATCTGCTCAGGGATTCGTGCCCTGCCAGCCACAAGGACGGTGGCCCGGGACCGCCTGCTCGTGCTGCTCTGTGACCGGCCATCCTCGGGGTCCAGTGCTGTGGAGGTGGCCATG TCCTTCAGCCCCGCGCGGGACCTGCCCGACAGCAGCCTGATCCAGAGTGCCGCTCACGCCATCGTGGCTGCCATCACCCAGCGGGGCAACAGCTCACTGCTGCTGGCCGTCACTGAGGTCAAGGTGGAGACGGTGGTCCTGGGCGGCCCCTCCGCAG GTGTGCTGGTGCCCGTGCTGTGTGGCGTGTTCAGCGTGCTGTGTCTGGCCTGCGTGGCTGTCTGCGTCTGGTGGACCCGCAAGCGCAGGAAAGAGCGGGAGAGGAGCCGGCTGCCGCGGGAAGAGAGCGCCAACAATCAGTGGGCCCCGCTCAACCCCATCCGCAACCCCATCGAGCGGCCAGCGGGCGGCCACAAGGAGGCGCTGTACCAGTGCAAGAACTTCACGCCCCCGCCGCGCAGGGCGGGCCGTGGGGATGGCGAGGACGAGGAGGACGAGGAGCCCGGCCGCGCGGAGGAGGACTCCCTGGAAGCCGAGAAGTTCCTCGCGCACAAACTCACCAAAGAGCCCGGCCGCTCGCCCGGGAGGCCGGCCGGCTGGGTCTCAGGCCCCAAAGTGGACAACCGCACAGTCCGGGGCGTGGGCGAGGCCCGCCGCGCTGGCCAGGAGTAG
- the JAG2 gene encoding protein jagged-2 isoform X2 translates to MRARGRGRLPRRLLLLLALCVQAARPMGYFELRLSALRNANGELLNGACCDGDGRSTRAGGCGHDECDTYVRVCLKEYQAKVTPTGPCSYGHGATPVLGGNSFYLPPAGTAGDRARARARAGGDQDPGLVVIPFQFAWPRSFTLIVEAWDWDNDTTLDEELLIERVWHAGMINPEDRWKSLHFSGHVAQLELQVRVRCAENYYSPTCNKFCRPRSDFFGHYTCDQYGNKACMDGWMGRECKQAVCKQGCNLLHGGCAVPGECRCSYGWQGRFCDECVPYPGCVHGSCVEPWQCNCETNWGGLLCNKDLNYCGSHHPCTNGGTCINAEPDQYHCACPAGYSGRNCEREHACASNPCANGGSCHEVPSGFECHCPSGWSGPTCALDIDECASSPCAAGGTCVDQVDGFECICPEQWVGATCQLDANECEGKPCLNAFSCKNLIGGYYCDCIPGWKGVNCHINIDDCPGQCQHGGTCKDLVNGYQCVCPRGFGGRHCELQLDECASSPCLGGLCEDLTDGFRCHCPQGFSGPLCEVDIDFCEPSPCQNGARCYNLEGDYYCACPDDMGGKNCSVPREPCPGGACKVIDGCDLEVGPRVGGAAPSRRVCGQHGHCVSQPGGNFSCVCDSGFTGAYCHENIDDCLGQPCRNGGTCIDEVDAFRCFCPSGWEGELCDTNPNDCLPDPCHSRGHCYDLVNDFYCVCDDGWKGKTCHSREFQCDTYTCSNGGTCYDSGDTFRCACPPGWKGSTCNIAKNSSCLPNPCVNGGTCVGSGDSFSCICRDGWEGRTCTHNTNDCNPLPCYNGGVCVDGVNWFRCECAPGFAGPDCRINIDECQSSPCAYGATCVDEINGYRCSCPPGRAGPRCQEVLVFGRSCWSQGVPFPHGSSWVEDCNSCRCLDGRRVCSKVWCGRKPCLLAGRPDTLSAQCPPGQQCQEKAPGQCLQPPCAAWGECSTAEPLLPGTACLPRSSHLDNNCARLTLHFDRDQVPQGTTVGAICSGIRALPATRTVARDRLLVLLCDRPSSGSSAVEVAMSFSPARDLPDSSLIQSAAHAIVAAITQRGNSSLLLAVTEVKVETVVLGGPSAGVLVPVLCGVFSVLCLACVAVCVWWTRKRRKERERSRLPREESANNQWAPLNPIRNPIERPAGGHKEALYQCKNFTPPPRRAGRGDGEDEEDEEPGRAEEDSLEAEKFLAHKLTKEPGRSPGRPAGWVSGPKVDNRTVRGVGEARRAGQE, encoded by the exons ATGCGGGCGCGGGGCCGGGGGCGCCTGCCCCGGCGGTTGCTTCTGCTGCTGGCGCTGTGCGTGCAG GCGGCGCGGCCCATGGGCTATTTCGAGCTGCGGCTGAGCGCGCTGCGGAACGCGAACGGGGAGCTGCTCAACGGCGCCTGCTGTGACGGCGACGGCCGCTCGACACGCGCGGGGGGCTGCGGCCACGACGAGTGCGACACGTACGTGCGCGTGTGCCTCAAGGAGTACCAGGCCAAGGTGACGCCCACGGGGCCCTGCAGCTACGGCCACGGCGCCACGCCCGTGCTGGGTGGCAACTCCTTCTACCTGCCGCCCGCGGGCACCGCGGGGGACCGGGCGCGGGCGCGGGCCCGGGCTGGCGGCGACCAGGACCCAGGCCTCGTCGTCATCCCCTTCCAGTTTGCCTGGCCG CGTTCATTCACCCTCATCGTGGAAGCCTGGGATTGGGACAACGACACCACGCTGGATG AGGAGCTGCTGATCGAGCGTGTCTGGCACGCTGGCATGATCAACCCCGAGGACCGTTGGAAGAGCCTCCACTTCAGCGGCCATGTGGCCCAGCTAGAGCTGCAGGTGCGCGTGCGCTGCGCTGAGAACTACTACAGCCCCACCTGCAACAAGTTCTGCCGGCCACGCAGTGACTTCTTCGGTCACTACACCTGTGACCAGTATGGCAACAAGGCCTGCATGGACGGCTGGATGGGCCGGGAGTGCAAGCAAG CTGTGTGTAAACAAGGCTGTAACCTGCTCCACGGGGGATGTGCGGTGCCTGGGGAGTGCAG GTGCAGCTACGGCTGGCAAGGGAGGTTCTGTGATGAGTGCGTCCCATACCCCGGCTGTGTACATGGCAGCTGCGTGGAGCCCTGGCAGTGCAACTGCGAGACCAACTGGGGTGGCCTGCTTTGCAACAAAG accTGAACTACTGCGGCAGCCACCACCCCTGCACCAATGGGGGCACGTGCATCAACGCCGAACCCGACCAGTACCACTGCGCCTGCCCTGCTGGCTACTCGGGCAGGAACTGCGAGCGGG AGCATGCCTGTGCCTCCAACCCGTGTGCCAACGGGGGCTCTTGCCATGAGGTGCCCTCCGGCTTCGAGTGCCACTGCCCATCTGGCTGGAGCGGGCCCACCTGTGCACTGG ACATCGATGAGTGCGCCTCCAGCCCGTGTGCAGCAGGCGGCACCTGTGTGGACCAAGTGGATGGCTTTGAGTGCATCTGCCCCGAGCAGTGGGTGGGGGCCACCTGCCAGCTGG ACGCCAATGAGTGTGAAGGGAAGCCGTGCCTTAATGCTTTTTCTTGCAAAAACCTGATTGGTGGCTATTACTGTGATTGCATCCCGGGCTGGAAGGGCGTCAACTGCCATATCA ACATCGACGACTGTCCCGGGCAGTGTCAGCACGGTGGCACCTGCAAG GACCTGGTGAACGGCTACCAGTGTGTGTGCCCACGGGGCTTCGGAGGCCGGCACTGTGAGCTGCAGCTGGACGAGTGTGCCAGTAGCCCCTGCCTGGGCGGCCTATGCGAGGACCTTACCGACGGGTTTCGCTGCCACTGCCCCCAGGGCTTCTCCGGACCACTCTGCGAG gtgGACATCGACTTCTGTGAGCCGAGCCCCTGCCAGAATGGCGCCCGCTGCTACAACCTGGAGGGCGACTATTACTGCGCGTGCCCCGATGACATGGGTGGCAAGAACTGCTCCGTGCCCAGGGAGCCATGCCCTGGCGGTGCCTGCAAAG TGATCGATGGCTGCGATCTGGAGGTGGGACCCAGGGTGGGCGGTGCGGCGCCCTCTAGGCGCGTGTGCGGCCAGCATGGACACTGCGTCAGCCAGCCTGGGGGCAATTTCTCCTGCGTCTGCGACAGCGGCTTCACGGGTGCCTACTGCCACGAGA ACATCGACGACTGCCTGGGCCAGCCATGCCGCAATGGGGGCACATGTATTGACGAGGTGGACGCCTTCCGCTGCTTCTGCCCCAGCGGCTGGGAGGGCGAGCTGTGCGACACCA ATCCCAACGACTGCCTTCCTGATCCCTGCCACAGCCGCGGCCACTGCTATGACCTGGTTAATGACTTCTACTGTGTATGTGACGATGGCTGGAAGGGCAAGACCTGCCACTCGC GCGAGTTCCAGTGTGACACCTATACTTGCAGCAACGGTGGCACGTGCTATGACAGTGGCGACACCTTCCGCTGTGCCTGCCCCCCAGGCTGGAAGGGCAGCACCTGTAACATTG CCAAGAACAGCAGTTGCCTGCCCAACCCCTGCGTGAACGGGGGCACCTGTGTGGGCAGTGGGGACTCCTTCTCCTGCATTTGCCGGGATGGCTGGGAGGGCCGCACCTGCACGCACA ACACCAACGACTGCAACCCTCTGCCTTG CTACAATGGCGGCGTCTGTGTCGATGGTGTGAATTGGTTCCGCTGCGAGTGTGCGCCTGGCTTCGCGGGTCCTGACTGCCGCATCA ACATTGACGAGTGCCAGTCCTCGCCCTGCGCTTACGGGGCCACGTGTGTGGATGAGATCAACGGCTATCGCTGCAGCTGCCCACCAGGCCGGGCTGGCCCACGGTGCCAGGAGG TGCTCGTGTTCGGGAGGTCCTGCTGGTCACAGGGCGTGCCCTTCCCACATGGGAGCTCCTGGGTGGAAGACTGTAATAGCTGCCGCTGCCTGGACGGCCGCCGAGTCTGTAGCAAG GTGTGGTGCGGCAGGAAGCCTTGCCTGCTGGCCGGCCGGCCGGACACCCTGAGTGCCCAGTGCCCACCAGGGCAGCAGTGCCAGGAGAAGGCCCCGGGCCAGTGCCTACAGCCACCCTGTGCGGCCTGGGGGGAGTGCAGCACGGCAGAACCCCTGCTGCCCGGCACCGCCTGCCTGCCACGCTCCAGCCACTTGGACAACAACTGCGCACGCCTCACGCTGCACTTCGACCGAGACCAAGTGCCCCAG GGTACCACTGTGGGCGCCATCTGCTCAGGGATTCGTGCCCTGCCAGCCACAAGGACGGTGGCCCGGGACCGCCTGCTCGTGCTGCTCTGTGACCGGCCATCCTCGGGGTCCAGTGCTGTGGAGGTGGCCATG TCCTTCAGCCCCGCGCGGGACCTGCCCGACAGCAGCCTGATCCAGAGTGCCGCTCACGCCATCGTGGCTGCCATCACCCAGCGGGGCAACAGCTCACTGCTGCTGGCCGTCACTGAGGTCAAGGTGGAGACGGTGGTCCTGGGCGGCCCCTCCGCAG GTGTGCTGGTGCCCGTGCTGTGTGGCGTGTTCAGCGTGCTGTGTCTGGCCTGCGTGGCTGTCTGCGTCTGGTGGACCCGCAAGCGCAGGAAAGAGCGGGAGAGGAGCCGGCTGCCGCGGGAAGAGAGCGCCAACAATCAGTGGGCCCCGCTCAACCCCATCCGCAACCCCATCGAGCGGCCAGCGGGCGGCCACAAGGAGGCGCTGTACCAGTGCAAGAACTTCACGCCCCCGCCGCGCAGGGCGGGCCGTGGGGATGGCGAGGACGAGGAGGACGAGGAGCCCGGCCGCGCGGAGGAGGACTCCCTGGAAGCCGAGAAGTTCCTCGCGCACAAACTCACCAAAGAGCCCGGCCGCTCGCCCGGGAGGCCGGCCGGCTGGGTCTCAGGCCCCAAAGTGGACAACCGCACAGTCCGGGGCGTGGGCGAGGCCCGCCGCGCTGGCCAGGAGTAG
- the JAG2 gene encoding protein jagged-2 isoform X4, which yields MRARGRGRLPRRLLLLLALCVQAARPMGYFELRLSALRNANGELLNGACCDGDGRSTRAGGCGHDECDTYVRVCLKEYQAKVTPTGPCSYGHGATPVLGGNSFYLPPAGTAGDRARARARAGGDQDPGLVVIPFQFAWPRSFTLIVEAWDWDNDTTLDEELLIERVWHAGMINPEDRWKSLHFSGHVAQLELQVRVRCAENYYSPTCNKFCRPRSDFFGHYTCDQYGNKACMDGWMGRECKQAVCKQGCNLLHGGCAVPGECRCSYGWQGRFCDECVPYPGCVHGSCVEPWQCNCETNWGGLLCNKDLNYCGSHHPCTNGGTCINAEPDQYHCACPAGYSGRNCERAEHACASNPCANGGSCHEVPSGFECHCPSGWSGPTCALDIDECASSPCAAGGTCVDQVDGFECICPEQWVGATCQLDANECEGKPCLNAFSCKNLIGGYYCDCIPGWKGVNCHINIDDCPGQCQHGGTCKDLVNGYQCVCPRGFGGRHCELQLDECASSPCLGGLCEDLTDGFRCHCPQGFSGPLCEVDIDFCEPSPCQNGARCYNLEGDYYCACPDDMGGKNCSVPREPCPGGACKDIDDCLGQPCRNGGTCIDEVDAFRCFCPSGWEGELCDTNPNDCLPDPCHSRGHCYDLVNDFYCVCDDGWKGKTCHSREFQCDTYTCSNGGTCYDSGDTFRCACPPGWKGSTCNIAKNSSCLPNPCVNGGTCVGSGDSFSCICRDGWEGRTCTHNTNDCNPLPCYNGGVCVDGVNWFRCECAPGFAGPDCRINIDECQSSPCAYGATCVDEINGYRCSCPPGRAGPRCQEVLVFGRSCWSQGVPFPHGSSWVEDCNSCRCLDGRRVCSKVWCGRKPCLLAGRPDTLSAQCPPGQQCQEKAPGQCLQPPCAAWGECSTAEPLLPGTACLPRSSHLDNNCARLTLHFDRDQVPQGTTVGAICSGIRALPATRTVARDRLLVLLCDRPSSGSSAVEVAMSFSPARDLPDSSLIQSAAHAIVAAITQRGNSSLLLAVTEVKVETVVLGGPSAGVLVPVLCGVFSVLCLACVAVCVWWTRKRRKERERSRLPREESANNQWAPLNPIRNPIERPAGGHKEALYQCKNFTPPPRRAGRGDGEDEEDEEPGRAEEDSLEAEKFLAHKLTKEPGRSPGRPAGWVSGPKVDNRTVRGVGEARRAGQE from the exons ATGCGGGCGCGGGGCCGGGGGCGCCTGCCCCGGCGGTTGCTTCTGCTGCTGGCGCTGTGCGTGCAG GCGGCGCGGCCCATGGGCTATTTCGAGCTGCGGCTGAGCGCGCTGCGGAACGCGAACGGGGAGCTGCTCAACGGCGCCTGCTGTGACGGCGACGGCCGCTCGACACGCGCGGGGGGCTGCGGCCACGACGAGTGCGACACGTACGTGCGCGTGTGCCTCAAGGAGTACCAGGCCAAGGTGACGCCCACGGGGCCCTGCAGCTACGGCCACGGCGCCACGCCCGTGCTGGGTGGCAACTCCTTCTACCTGCCGCCCGCGGGCACCGCGGGGGACCGGGCGCGGGCGCGGGCCCGGGCTGGCGGCGACCAGGACCCAGGCCTCGTCGTCATCCCCTTCCAGTTTGCCTGGCCG CGTTCATTCACCCTCATCGTGGAAGCCTGGGATTGGGACAACGACACCACGCTGGATG AGGAGCTGCTGATCGAGCGTGTCTGGCACGCTGGCATGATCAACCCCGAGGACCGTTGGAAGAGCCTCCACTTCAGCGGCCATGTGGCCCAGCTAGAGCTGCAGGTGCGCGTGCGCTGCGCTGAGAACTACTACAGCCCCACCTGCAACAAGTTCTGCCGGCCACGCAGTGACTTCTTCGGTCACTACACCTGTGACCAGTATGGCAACAAGGCCTGCATGGACGGCTGGATGGGCCGGGAGTGCAAGCAAG CTGTGTGTAAACAAGGCTGTAACCTGCTCCACGGGGGATGTGCGGTGCCTGGGGAGTGCAG GTGCAGCTACGGCTGGCAAGGGAGGTTCTGTGATGAGTGCGTCCCATACCCCGGCTGTGTACATGGCAGCTGCGTGGAGCCCTGGCAGTGCAACTGCGAGACCAACTGGGGTGGCCTGCTTTGCAACAAAG accTGAACTACTGCGGCAGCCACCACCCCTGCACCAATGGGGGCACGTGCATCAACGCCGAACCCGACCAGTACCACTGCGCCTGCCCTGCTGGCTACTCGGGCAGGAACTGCGAGCGGG CAGAGCATGCCTGTGCCTCCAACCCGTGTGCCAACGGGGGCTCTTGCCATGAGGTGCCCTCCGGCTTCGAGTGCCACTGCCCATCTGGCTGGAGCGGGCCCACCTGTGCACTGG ACATCGATGAGTGCGCCTCCAGCCCGTGTGCAGCAGGCGGCACCTGTGTGGACCAAGTGGATGGCTTTGAGTGCATCTGCCCCGAGCAGTGGGTGGGGGCCACCTGCCAGCTGG ACGCCAATGAGTGTGAAGGGAAGCCGTGCCTTAATGCTTTTTCTTGCAAAAACCTGATTGGTGGCTATTACTGTGATTGCATCCCGGGCTGGAAGGGCGTCAACTGCCATATCA ACATCGACGACTGTCCCGGGCAGTGTCAGCACGGTGGCACCTGCAAG GACCTGGTGAACGGCTACCAGTGTGTGTGCCCACGGGGCTTCGGAGGCCGGCACTGTGAGCTGCAGCTGGACGAGTGTGCCAGTAGCCCCTGCCTGGGCGGCCTATGCGAGGACCTTACCGACGGGTTTCGCTGCCACTGCCCCCAGGGCTTCTCCGGACCACTCTGCGAG gtgGACATCGACTTCTGTGAGCCGAGCCCCTGCCAGAATGGCGCCCGCTGCTACAACCTGGAGGGCGACTATTACTGCGCGTGCCCCGATGACATGGGTGGCAAGAACTGCTCCGTGCCCAGGGAGCCATGCCCTGGCGGTGCCTGCAAAG ACATCGACGACTGCCTGGGCCAGCCATGCCGCAATGGGGGCACATGTATTGACGAGGTGGACGCCTTCCGCTGCTTCTGCCCCAGCGGCTGGGAGGGCGAGCTGTGCGACACCA ATCCCAACGACTGCCTTCCTGATCCCTGCCACAGCCGCGGCCACTGCTATGACCTGGTTAATGACTTCTACTGTGTATGTGACGATGGCTGGAAGGGCAAGACCTGCCACTCGC GCGAGTTCCAGTGTGACACCTATACTTGCAGCAACGGTGGCACGTGCTATGACAGTGGCGACACCTTCCGCTGTGCCTGCCCCCCAGGCTGGAAGGGCAGCACCTGTAACATTG CCAAGAACAGCAGTTGCCTGCCCAACCCCTGCGTGAACGGGGGCACCTGTGTGGGCAGTGGGGACTCCTTCTCCTGCATTTGCCGGGATGGCTGGGAGGGCCGCACCTGCACGCACA ACACCAACGACTGCAACCCTCTGCCTTG CTACAATGGCGGCGTCTGTGTCGATGGTGTGAATTGGTTCCGCTGCGAGTGTGCGCCTGGCTTCGCGGGTCCTGACTGCCGCATCA ACATTGACGAGTGCCAGTCCTCGCCCTGCGCTTACGGGGCCACGTGTGTGGATGAGATCAACGGCTATCGCTGCAGCTGCCCACCAGGCCGGGCTGGCCCACGGTGCCAGGAGG TGCTCGTGTTCGGGAGGTCCTGCTGGTCACAGGGCGTGCCCTTCCCACATGGGAGCTCCTGGGTGGAAGACTGTAATAGCTGCCGCTGCCTGGACGGCCGCCGAGTCTGTAGCAAG GTGTGGTGCGGCAGGAAGCCTTGCCTGCTGGCCGGCCGGCCGGACACCCTGAGTGCCCAGTGCCCACCAGGGCAGCAGTGCCAGGAGAAGGCCCCGGGCCAGTGCCTACAGCCACCCTGTGCGGCCTGGGGGGAGTGCAGCACGGCAGAACCCCTGCTGCCCGGCACCGCCTGCCTGCCACGCTCCAGCCACTTGGACAACAACTGCGCACGCCTCACGCTGCACTTCGACCGAGACCAAGTGCCCCAG GGTACCACTGTGGGCGCCATCTGCTCAGGGATTCGTGCCCTGCCAGCCACAAGGACGGTGGCCCGGGACCGCCTGCTCGTGCTGCTCTGTGACCGGCCATCCTCGGGGTCCAGTGCTGTGGAGGTGGCCATG TCCTTCAGCCCCGCGCGGGACCTGCCCGACAGCAGCCTGATCCAGAGTGCCGCTCACGCCATCGTGGCTGCCATCACCCAGCGGGGCAACAGCTCACTGCTGCTGGCCGTCACTGAGGTCAAGGTGGAGACGGTGGTCCTGGGCGGCCCCTCCGCAG GTGTGCTGGTGCCCGTGCTGTGTGGCGTGTTCAGCGTGCTGTGTCTGGCCTGCGTGGCTGTCTGCGTCTGGTGGACCCGCAAGCGCAGGAAAGAGCGGGAGAGGAGCCGGCTGCCGCGGGAAGAGAGCGCCAACAATCAGTGGGCCCCGCTCAACCCCATCCGCAACCCCATCGAGCGGCCAGCGGGCGGCCACAAGGAGGCGCTGTACCAGTGCAAGAACTTCACGCCCCCGCCGCGCAGGGCGGGCCGTGGGGATGGCGAGGACGAGGAGGACGAGGAGCCCGGCCGCGCGGAGGAGGACTCCCTGGAAGCCGAGAAGTTCCTCGCGCACAAACTCACCAAAGAGCCCGGCCGCTCGCCCGGGAGGCCGGCCGGCTGGGTCTCAGGCCCCAAAGTGGACAACCGCACAGTCCGGGGCGTGGGCGAGGCCCGCCGCGCTGGCCAGGAGTAG